A genomic stretch from Candidatus Melainabacteria bacterium includes:
- a CDS encoding cysteine desulfurase, with the protein MFDIKKVRKDFPILDRQVNGKRLVYLDSAATSQKPLSVIRSLTDYYENYNANIHRGIHTLSEEATEAFEVTREKIRQFIDAAEAREVIFTKNATEAINLVAQTYGRQNVLAGDEIAITPMEHHSNFVPWQQLAKEREAKLVFLPLTDDGQIDLAAAKKLITNKTRIVAVTQMSNVLGTINPINELAKLAHDAGAVLFVDGAQGIPHLQTSVRELDCDFLAFSMHKLLGPTGVGVLWGRETLLEAMPAFMTGGDMINYVSREKTTWNELPWKFEAGTPNIADVIASAAAIDYLNDLGMDNVRAHEIELVEYAIKGLQGLGDADIYGPLDATKRGGVISFNFKDVHPHDVGQILNDAGIAIRAGHHCCQPLMRDLGVMGTARASFYVYNTKEEVDILLDALKEADKVLGHVACR; encoded by the coding sequence ATGTTCGATATCAAAAAAGTCAGAAAAGATTTTCCAATACTAGATCGTCAGGTCAACGGCAAGCGGCTGGTCTACCTGGACAGCGCGGCGACATCGCAAAAGCCGCTCAGCGTAATTCGATCGCTGACAGACTACTATGAAAATTACAACGCTAACATTCATCGCGGCATTCATACATTGAGCGAGGAAGCGACTGAAGCCTTTGAAGTAACAAGAGAGAAAATCCGCCAGTTCATCGATGCGGCAGAGGCACGGGAAGTCATCTTCACCAAGAACGCCACTGAAGCAATCAATCTGGTGGCTCAAACCTATGGACGACAGAACGTTCTCGCGGGCGACGAAATTGCGATAACGCCGATGGAACATCACTCCAATTTCGTGCCCTGGCAACAACTGGCCAAAGAGCGTGAAGCCAAGCTCGTTTTCCTGCCTCTGACAGATGATGGACAAATAGATCTGGCCGCTGCGAAGAAGCTTATTACAAACAAAACTCGTATCGTCGCAGTTACGCAAATGTCCAATGTGCTGGGTACCATAAATCCAATCAACGAATTGGCTAAGCTGGCGCATGATGCCGGTGCCGTGCTCTTTGTGGACGGCGCGCAGGGTATTCCCCACTTGCAAACATCAGTGCGTGAATTAGATTGTGATTTCCTGGCGTTCTCGATGCACAAGTTGCTGGGCCCGACGGGCGTTGGTGTGTTGTGGGGTCGAGAAACATTGCTGGAAGCAATGCCTGCCTTCATGACAGGCGGCGACATGATCAATTACGTCTCGCGTGAAAAAACCACCTGGAACGAATTGCCCTGGAAATTCGAAGCCGGCACTCCGAATATTGCTGATGTCATTGCCAGCGCCGCAGCTATCGATTACCTCAACGACCTGGGCATGGATAATGTGCGCGCCCACGAAATAGAGCTTGTTGAATACGCCATCAAGGGTCTTCAGGGGCTCGGTGATGCCGATATTTACGGACCGCTCGACGCCACTAAACGTGGTGGCGTAATTTCTTTCAACTTCAAAGACGTTCACCCTCACGACGTCGGGCAGATTCTCAACGATGCAGGCATCGCCATTCGCGCCGGGCACCATTGCTGCCAGCCATTGATGCGCGACCTCGGTGTGATGGGCACGGCCAGAGCCAGTTTCTATGTTTACAACACAAAGGAAGAAGTCGATATATTATTGGATGCCCTCAAAGAAGCAGATAAGGTTTTAGGACATGTCGCTTGCAGATGA
- a CDS encoding SUF system NifU family Fe-S cluster assembly protein has protein sequence MSLADDLYRETILDHYHNPRNRGEIEDATAKVEGVNPLCGDELTLYIQLDGDTVKDVKITAKGCSINTASGSMMSEAVVGQSIADVKKTVDAFKSMMMSKSGDVSLPEEMEDLEALQGVRKYPVRIKCALLPWNTLLEGIQTAQAEQKVKEAK, from the coding sequence ATGTCGCTTGCAGATGACCTATATCGAGAAACCATTCTCGACCACTACCACAACCCGCGCAACCGCGGTGAAATAGAGGATGCGACGGCGAAAGTCGAAGGCGTAAATCCTCTTTGTGGAGACGAACTGACACTCTACATTCAACTTGATGGAGATACTGTCAAGGACGTCAAGATTACAGCGAAAGGATGCTCTATCAATACAGCATCAGGTTCAATGATGAGTGAAGCTGTAGTCGGTCAATCAATAGCCGACGTCAAGAAAACAGTCGACGCCTTCAAATCAATGATGATGTCAAAGTCAGGCGATGTCAGTTTGCCTGAGGAGATGGAAGATCTTGAAGCTCTTCAAGGCGTGCGCAAGTATCCAGTCAGAATAAAGTGTGCACTGCTGCCCTGGAACACACTTCTGGAAGGTATTCAGACGGCACAGGCAGAACAAAAAGTAAAAGAGGCGAAGTAA
- a CDS encoding DUF59 domain-containing protein, with product MSSLQEDVVRENLRTVVDPELGVSIVDLGLIYGIEVKDNDVTVKMTLTSPACPVGAVIQAQAHSAVKKLPWAKEVKVQLVWSPRWDPRLMASEDAKMELGIM from the coding sequence ATGTCATCACTGCAAGAAGATGTAGTGCGCGAAAATCTCCGCACAGTTGTCGACCCAGAGCTGGGCGTGAGCATCGTCGATCTGGGATTGATTTACGGCATTGAGGTCAAAGATAACGACGTCACTGTCAAAATGACACTGACAAGTCCCGCCTGCCCGGTCGGAGCGGTTATTCAAGCACAAGCTCACAGCGCCGTGAAAAAACTACCCTGGGCAAAAGAAGTAAAAGTGCAACTCGTCTGGAGTCCCCGCTGGGATCCACGCCTGATGGCAAGTGAAGACGCCAAGATGGAATTAGGAATTATGTAG
- a CDS encoding aldo/keto reductase: protein MEYRKLGNSGLKVPVLSFGTGTFGGGNEFFKAWGASDVKEATRLVDVCLDADLNFFDTADIYSNGMSEEILGEAIKKRRDKVLISTKATFKMGKGPNDLGSSRHHLIKACEDSLRRLGTDYIDIYHMHGMDASTPIEETLSTLNTLVTSGKVRYIGCSNFSGWHLQKSLDISEKYGWARYVSHQAYYSLIGREFEWELMPLGLSEKVGTTVWSPLGWGRLTGKIRRNAPLPAESRLHKTADLGPPVNDDYLYDVVDALDEIAKETGKSIPQIALNWLAHRPTVSSIIIGARNEEQLKQNLQAVDFNLTEEQIKKLDIASEITPIYPYWHQWQFKDRTPLAVPSYK, encoded by the coding sequence ATGGAATACAGGAAACTCGGAAACTCTGGACTAAAAGTGCCGGTGCTCAGCTTCGGTACAGGCACCTTCGGCGGTGGCAATGAATTTTTTAAAGCGTGGGGAGCAAGCGATGTCAAAGAAGCAACGCGCCTTGTAGACGTCTGCCTCGATGCCGATCTAAATTTCTTCGATACCGCTGACATTTATTCAAATGGAATGTCGGAAGAAATATTGGGAGAGGCAATTAAAAAGCGACGCGACAAAGTTTTGATCTCGACGAAGGCCACATTCAAAATGGGCAAAGGTCCGAACGATTTAGGCTCGTCCCGACACCATCTGATCAAAGCATGCGAAGACAGTCTGCGACGGCTGGGAACGGACTACATAGACATCTACCATATGCATGGCATGGATGCATCCACGCCGATCGAGGAAACGCTGAGCACGCTCAACACTCTGGTCACAAGCGGCAAAGTACGCTATATCGGTTGCTCCAACTTCTCAGGATGGCACCTGCAAAAGTCACTGGACATTTCAGAAAAATATGGCTGGGCTCGCTACGTCTCGCATCAAGCCTACTACTCACTGATAGGTCGTGAGTTCGAATGGGAATTGATGCCGCTCGGGCTATCGGAAAAAGTGGGCACGACCGTATGGAGCCCGCTCGGCTGGGGACGGCTGACCGGCAAAATCCGCCGCAACGCACCACTGCCGGCAGAAAGCAGATTGCACAAGACTGCAGACCTGGGTCCGCCAGTCAACGACGATTACCTGTACGATGTGGTCGATGCACTGGACGAAATAGCGAAGGAAACCGGAAAGAGCATCCCTCAGATCGCACTCAACTGGCTCGCTCATCGCCCGACAGTTTCCAGCATCATTATCGGTGCGCGAAATGAAGAGCAGCTAAAGCAGAATCTGCAGGCTGTCGACTTCAATCTGACGGAAGAGCAGATAAAGAAACTGGACATCGCCAGCGAGATCACCCCGATCTACCCTTACTGGCATCAGTGGCAATTCAAGGATCGTACACCACTAGCGGTACCATCGTACAAGTAG
- a CDS encoding tetratricopeptide repeat protein, translating into MSIKDQPKLLLAIYALLGLLALIFAALLYINPLNLDATPAATRISTLLTQAELLRNKKQSADAEKLCLDALKISDSSTDDMQKAQVYHALGLTYFQSQKLDEADSCYRKALSYLDQQIDQEGKNRLTLENLRRAQNLHAQIEGDLADLLASESKYEEAEARYRSAIERNDQYLGSLELQRNFSNKLASVLVKAGKNGQADPLQVEAYASDYATKDLMAETKLIQEEFDEGKIDATKRRLQLKAIVLASQRKKRAVEYVDAQTDLAKALLEEGQPKEAQKELAVVFDFVKNGQFDHESESIWLGRARVIQAAIYLALHEDKEAQRVMDQAGKANPKLVLMSLLMHMKTANSRDVGLKNYADLMTNLAAMAHLEKFHKASLSQEDLTNLTMVAYQTGVDYSRMGKTTQAKRFLKLALDLAQGTNAWMQAEITTHLGRDEATQGQYAEAEKDYQRALSILPNVKPLNNLVYLSLSANYYELGDLYSKMHNETKAKEYFKKAYNNDIKHKNWTGILAYAQYLNSHGDYKAARPIYEQALANLKAQANPSKKYIQLMESKLQRFPVFASDKKVEALIAEGNKFLTDKNKTAARNSFQNAGTAAVEKFGKESFSTAQAYRDIADKFMEVSDFEDARPYYQLALEIFERDKKILLPRANYVNYCRCLSEEKDDSHKSANAEKITSMLLPITAEIEADPDSADRPILCLAQSLLGEAYSNQKMYKQAQDYYNRSVVSAEEHLRIDPREGTRAQLAESLRNQAVNYTKLKKFDVAIDSYKRAIAIWEKLKQTPDVVKKLNDARVLLKEAISQKDKPNT; encoded by the coding sequence ATGTCAATTAAGGACCAGCCAAAACTTCTGCTTGCCATTTATGCTTTGCTGGGTCTGCTGGCACTGATTTTTGCCGCACTCCTGTACATTAACCCGCTCAATCTAGACGCGACACCTGCTGCAACGCGCATCTCCACTCTTCTGACTCAAGCGGAATTGCTGCGCAACAAAAAACAATCGGCAGATGCCGAAAAACTTTGCCTGGACGCGCTGAAAATATCAGATTCATCTACCGATGATATGCAGAAAGCGCAGGTTTATCATGCTCTCGGTTTAACTTACTTCCAGAGCCAAAAGCTAGACGAAGCAGATAGTTGCTATCGAAAAGCACTTTCGTACCTGGACCAACAGATAGATCAAGAGGGTAAAAACCGCCTCACACTCGAGAATCTGAGACGTGCTCAAAACCTGCATGCACAAATCGAAGGCGACCTGGCTGACCTGCTGGCGTCAGAATCCAAATACGAAGAAGCAGAGGCGCGGTACCGTTCTGCAATAGAACGAAACGATCAATACCTGGGTAGCCTGGAGTTGCAGCGCAATTTCTCGAACAAACTTGCCTCTGTGCTGGTGAAAGCCGGTAAAAACGGACAAGCAGACCCACTACAGGTGGAAGCATATGCCAGCGACTATGCCACTAAAGATTTGATGGCTGAAACAAAACTGATTCAAGAAGAATTCGATGAAGGCAAGATCGATGCCACCAAACGTCGATTACAGTTGAAAGCAATTGTCCTGGCCTCACAGAGAAAAAAGCGGGCCGTAGAGTACGTTGATGCACAAACAGATCTAGCAAAGGCACTGCTCGAAGAAGGTCAACCGAAAGAAGCCCAGAAGGAATTGGCGGTTGTCTTTGACTTTGTCAAAAACGGCCAATTCGATCACGAATCAGAATCAATCTGGCTTGGACGAGCGCGCGTCATTCAAGCCGCCATATACCTGGCTTTGCACGAAGATAAAGAAGCTCAACGTGTGATGGATCAAGCCGGAAAAGCCAATCCGAAACTGGTGCTCATGTCACTGCTCATGCATATGAAGACAGCCAATTCACGAGATGTGGGGCTAAAGAACTACGCTGATCTAATGACCAATTTGGCGGCAATGGCTCATCTGGAAAAATTCCATAAGGCATCGTTGAGCCAGGAAGATCTAACCAACTTGACTATGGTCGCCTACCAAACCGGCGTGGACTATTCAAGAATGGGAAAGACCACTCAAGCAAAACGCTTCCTCAAGCTCGCGCTCGATCTGGCGCAAGGAACCAACGCCTGGATGCAAGCCGAGATTACTACCCATCTCGGGCGAGATGAGGCAACTCAAGGGCAATACGCGGAGGCAGAGAAGGATTACCAACGTGCTTTGAGTATCTTACCGAACGTCAAACCGTTAAATAACCTGGTCTATCTGTCGCTCAGCGCCAATTATTACGAGCTTGGTGATTTGTACAGCAAAATGCACAATGAAACCAAAGCAAAGGAATACTTCAAGAAAGCCTACAACAACGATATCAAACATAAAAACTGGACGGGAATTCTTGCATACGCGCAGTATCTGAACAGCCACGGAGATTACAAAGCAGCTCGTCCAATTTACGAGCAAGCACTGGCAAACCTGAAGGCACAAGCCAATCCATCAAAAAAATACATTCAGTTGATGGAAAGCAAATTACAGCGATTCCCTGTCTTTGCCAGTGACAAAAAAGTAGAAGCTCTAATTGCGGAAGGGAACAAGTTCCTCACCGATAAAAACAAAACAGCCGCACGCAACTCATTTCAAAATGCAGGAACGGCTGCTGTAGAAAAATTCGGAAAGGAAAGCTTCTCGACCGCTCAAGCATACAGAGACATTGCCGACAAGTTTATGGAAGTATCCGACTTTGAAGACGCCAGACCTTACTACCAATTGGCGCTAGAAATCTTCGAACGCGACAAAAAAATCCTTCTTCCGAGGGCTAACTACGTCAACTATTGCCGGTGCCTTAGTGAAGAAAAAGATGACTCACATAAGTCTGCGAACGCAGAGAAGATTACTTCAATGCTCCTGCCCATAACTGCGGAAATAGAGGCAGATCCAGATAGCGCAGACAGACCAATTTTGTGCCTGGCACAATCGCTGCTCGGCGAAGCTTACAGTAATCAGAAAATGTATAAGCAAGCACAGGATTATTACAATCGCAGCGTTGTCTCTGCCGAAGAACACCTGAGAATTGATCCTCGCGAAGGAACTAGAGCCCAATTGGCAGAGTCCTTGCGAAATCAGGCGGTGAACTACACGAAATTGAAGAAATTTGACGTGGCAATAGACAGCTACAAGCGGGCAATTGCAATCTGGGAAAAGCTGAAGCAGACACCAGATGTGGTTAAGAAATTGAACGACGCACGGGTACTTTTGAAAGAAGCAATTTCGCAAAAGGACAAACCAAATACCTAG
- a CDS encoding NADAR family protein, which yields MIDSEQVIRFYRVSEDYGCFSNFYASPLSIDERVWPTVEHYFQAQKFLDLEIQERIRETKSPMVAARMGRDRKKPLRADWESVKIDLMVEAVRAKFTQHEGLRKILLSTGTATLVEHTKGDKFWGDGGDGTGKNMLGVILMRIRDEFIESL from the coding sequence ATGATCGACAGTGAACAGGTAATTCGGTTTTATCGTGTAAGTGAAGACTATGGTTGTTTTTCGAACTTCTATGCTTCGCCTCTTTCCATCGATGAGCGTGTTTGGCCGACCGTCGAACACTACTTTCAAGCACAGAAGTTTCTTGACCTGGAAATTCAGGAACGCATCAGGGAAACTAAGTCACCAATGGTGGCGGCGCGGATGGGGCGTGATCGAAAGAAACCATTACGCGCCGATTGGGAGAGTGTGAAAATCGATTTGATGGTCGAGGCTGTGCGTGCCAAGTTTACTCAACATGAAGGTTTGCGTAAGATCCTTCTATCTACGGGGACGGCGACGCTTGTGGAACACACGAAGGGAGACAAATTCTGGGGCGACGGCGGCGATGGAACCGGCAAGAATATGTTAGGTGTCATTCTCATGCGTATTCGAGACGAATTTATTGAAAGCCTATAA
- a CDS encoding NAD-dependent epimerase/dehydratase family protein, with translation MAKVFLTNATGYIGKAVALAALNKGHSVSALARSPEATQKLEKIGVKPVSGDLKKPEQYTDTLNQYDVVIHTAATNDEDFGKYDTLTVNSIIETLKGTNKTFIYTSGTWVLGNTGDIIADEQTPYEPLPFVAWRAENEQQVVKAAQNGIKAIVLRPVIVYGGEEGIIANLIQQAEKTKTVPYITTGQNYWSLVHVEDLADLYLLAIEKAEAGSLYNASSDYLPAKQIAELVAGAAQAQAKSIPLEEARKTLSIFADAFALDQKIGAVKAKQELGWQPKAPKLANAIEKTKQLAAGRA, from the coding sequence ATGGCAAAAGTATTTTTGACAAACGCAACAGGTTACATCGGCAAAGCAGTCGCCTTAGCGGCACTGAACAAAGGGCACTCAGTATCAGCACTGGCTCGCTCACCAGAAGCCACACAAAAGCTGGAGAAGATCGGCGTAAAACCTGTATCGGGCGACTTAAAAAAACCAGAACAATACACTGACACCCTCAATCAATATGACGTGGTAATACACACAGCCGCGACCAATGACGAAGATTTTGGCAAGTATGACACTCTGACAGTGAACAGCATTATCGAAACGCTGAAAGGAACAAACAAAACCTTCATCTATACAAGCGGCACCTGGGTGCTCGGAAACACAGGCGACATCATTGCCGACGAACAGACACCTTATGAACCTCTGCCATTTGTTGCCTGGCGTGCGGAGAACGAACAACAAGTCGTAAAAGCGGCTCAGAACGGAATCAAGGCAATCGTGCTGCGCCCTGTAATTGTCTACGGTGGAGAGGAAGGAATTATTGCCAATCTGATTCAGCAAGCTGAAAAGACCAAGACGGTGCCTTACATCACGACAGGACAGAACTACTGGTCACTCGTGCACGTCGAAGACCTTGCCGACTTGTATTTGCTAGCCATTGAAAAGGCCGAGGCAGGATCTCTGTACAATGCAAGCAGCGATTACTTACCGGCGAAACAAATCGCCGAATTAGTGGCTGGCGCCGCTCAGGCTCAGGCAAAATCTATTCCGTTAGAAGAAGCAAGAAAGACGCTTTCAATCTTTGCTGACGCCTTCGCACTCGATCAAAAAATCGGCGCAGTGAAAGCAAAGCAAGAGCTCGGGTGGCAGCCTAAAGCTCCGAAATTAGCCAACGCCATCGAAAAAACAAAACAATTGGCAGCCGGTCGCGCGTAA
- a CDS encoding response regulator: MPEGSQILSRPKILIVEDYHPQQFVFEQLCERFGYDAYIVGTGEAALGALGIAQYAAVIMDINLPGMDGIETVRKFRMTEKGTGRHTPVVALTASGIAGLREECLHAGMDDFMSKPFSVEAFRKILLRWTYDSRRPNMSLITSSEGDDQLLFG; this comes from the coding sequence ATGCCGGAAGGGAGTCAGATTTTGTCGAGGCCAAAGATCCTAATCGTCGAAGACTATCACCCACAACAGTTCGTGTTCGAGCAGCTGTGTGAGCGGTTTGGCTACGATGCGTACATTGTCGGTACCGGCGAAGCGGCCCTTGGAGCACTTGGCATAGCGCAATACGCGGCAGTGATCATGGACATCAATCTGCCAGGGATGGACGGAATCGAAACTGTCCGTAAATTTAGAATGACGGAAAAAGGAACCGGCCGACATACCCCTGTCGTGGCACTTACAGCGAGCGGCATTGCAGGGCTGCGCGAAGAATGCCTGCACGCAGGAATGGATGACTTCATGAGCAAACCTTTCTCAGTTGAGGCGTTCCGAAAGATTTTGCTGCGATGGACCTACGACTCGCGGCGTCCGAACATGAGTTTGATTACCTCGTCTGAAGGCGACGACCAGTTGCTGTTCGGTTAG
- a CDS encoding tetratricopeptide repeat protein, with product MLKSNNDDNAITRVRQWQQAFQTRVLSNPKFKWYQRGTWLVSLSWAAVLMIQSVPYYSAIGIGESAYKQGDLETAEAKFKEALKEAQNYSQNDPRRAKAYNNLAELYRTRFQFSEAEPYYNKSVEIARQLGKNRPELPMSLNNLATLYRDEGRYNESEQTFREALKIWDERIKKDDTNRAAILNGTGKVLRDQGRYAEAETYYLQSLAIKEKLLGKNDADNAVILANLGGVYRDQGQFAKSEKYYLQALAIDSSAVGKEHSYTATDLNNLAGLYRDENRLDEAATLYKEALRIREKLLGENHPLVAKTLSGIAELQAKHQNFSGAKILLERVLAIQIRFLGDSHPDVATTYNLLGSVLLAKHQVQAALEMQNKCLAIREKKLSPQHPDLGVALIDRARAESFNHESSQAQKDLERGTKILTDALGSNHPVTIRSLVSMHPTTPRT from the coding sequence ATGCTCAAATCCAACAATGATGACAATGCAATCACTCGCGTGCGGCAGTGGCAGCAAGCTTTTCAAACCAGAGTACTTTCCAATCCCAAGTTCAAATGGTATCAGAGAGGCACCTGGCTGGTATCACTTTCCTGGGCTGCGGTTCTGATGATTCAATCCGTACCGTACTACAGCGCCATTGGCATCGGAGAAAGCGCTTACAAACAAGGCGACCTCGAAACAGCGGAGGCTAAATTCAAAGAAGCTTTGAAAGAAGCTCAGAATTACTCACAAAACGATCCTCGCCGTGCCAAGGCATACAACAATCTTGCTGAACTCTACAGAACACGTTTTCAATTCTCCGAAGCGGAACCCTATTACAACAAATCTGTTGAAATAGCTCGCCAACTTGGTAAGAATCGTCCAGAGCTACCGATGAGCCTAAATAATCTCGCGACGCTTTACAGAGATGAGGGGCGATATAACGAGTCCGAACAAACATTTCGAGAAGCACTCAAAATATGGGATGAGCGAATCAAGAAAGACGATACGAATCGCGCAGCGATTTTAAACGGCACAGGAAAAGTCCTCCGCGACCAGGGACGCTATGCTGAAGCCGAAACGTATTATCTGCAATCATTAGCAATCAAGGAAAAACTGCTGGGTAAAAATGATGCAGACAACGCAGTCATTCTAGCCAATCTCGGCGGAGTGTATCGAGATCAGGGTCAGTTTGCTAAGTCTGAGAAATACTACTTGCAAGCGCTCGCAATCGATTCAAGCGCTGTGGGAAAGGAACACAGTTATACGGCGACCGACTTGAACAACTTAGCCGGACTCTATCGTGATGAGAATCGGCTTGACGAAGCTGCAACACTATACAAAGAAGCACTGAGAATCAGAGAAAAACTACTGGGAGAAAATCATCCACTGGTGGCAAAGACTTTATCAGGTATAGCTGAACTGCAAGCGAAGCATCAAAATTTCAGCGGAGCCAAAATACTTCTGGAAAGAGTGCTGGCTATACAGATCAGGTTTTTGGGAGACAGTCATCCAGACGTTGCCACGACATACAATCTGCTCGGCAGTGTTTTGCTCGCGAAACACCAGGTGCAAGCAGCCCTGGAAATGCAGAACAAGTGCTTAGCAATTCGCGAAAAAAAGCTCAGTCCACAGCATCCGGATCTCGGCGTAGCTTTGATCGATCGAGCCCGTGCTGAAAGTTTCAACCATGAGTCATCCCAGGCTCAAAAGGATCTGGAACGGGGCACAAAAATTCTAACTGACGCACTCGGGTCCAATCATCCCGTTACGATACGTTCTTTAGTGAGCATGCATCCGACAACACCAAGGACCTAG
- a CDS encoding iron-sulfur cluster carrier protein ApbC yields MFGTKKEEKLTPDQVKGALSKVMDPDLHTDIVTLGMISEIKIEGDKVAFKLTLTTPACPVKEKIESDAKEEVLKLPGVKEVEIEMGASVAGTRKIPGKEPVPGIRQVIAVTSGKGGVGKTTVAVNLACALARLGAKVGILDADITGPNVPLMMGVDDYQPTAKDDKIIPPENFGVKVISMAFFVSRDTPVIWRGPMLDKAIKQFLRDVNWGELDYLVVDMPPGTGDAQLSLIQATQVSGGIIVTTPQDVALLDGRKGLAMFKQMDVPVFGFVENMSYFQPPGTTERYEIFGHGGGKKLAEEMQVPFLGEVPLETAIRQGGDVGKPIVVAEPNSGTSEAFIGIAKQVAAQISIHALTPA; encoded by the coding sequence ATGTTTGGGACTAAAAAAGAAGAGAAGTTAACTCCAGATCAGGTCAAAGGCGCCTTGTCAAAGGTCATGGATCCGGATCTCCACACTGACATTGTCACACTCGGAATGATTTCAGAAATCAAAATTGAGGGTGACAAAGTCGCATTCAAACTGACCTTGACGACTCCGGCATGCCCTGTCAAAGAAAAAATCGAAAGCGATGCCAAAGAAGAAGTTCTGAAACTTCCGGGCGTTAAAGAAGTCGAAATCGAAATGGGCGCAAGCGTTGCCGGCACAAGAAAAATACCGGGCAAAGAACCGGTGCCAGGCATCCGACAGGTGATCGCGGTCACGTCAGGTAAAGGCGGTGTAGGCAAAACCACAGTAGCAGTCAACCTGGCTTGTGCACTGGCCAGACTTGGAGCTAAAGTCGGCATTCTCGACGCCGATATCACAGGACCAAATGTGCCGCTGATGATGGGCGTAGACGACTATCAGCCGACAGCTAAAGACGACAAAATCATTCCTCCGGAGAACTTCGGAGTGAAAGTGATTTCGATGGCCTTTTTCGTATCGAGAGACACACCGGTAATCTGGCGCGGTCCGATGCTCGATAAAGCAATCAAACAGTTCTTACGCGACGTAAACTGGGGCGAACTCGATTACCTCGTTGTCGATATGCCCCCGGGCACTGGCGATGCGCAGTTGAGCTTGATTCAAGCGACCCAAGTTTCCGGCGGAATAATCGTCACAACGCCACAAGACGTGGCTCTGCTCGACGGTCGAAAGGGATTGGCAATGTTCAAACAGATGGACGTGCCAGTATTCGGCTTTGTCGAAAACATGAGCTACTTCCAACCACCTGGCACGACTGAACGCTATGAAATTTTTGGACATGGCGGCGGTAAAAAATTAGCCGAAGAAATGCAGGTTCCATTCCTTGGTGAAGTGCCACTGGAAACAGCTATACGGCAGGGCGGAGATGTCGGCAAACCAATCGTCGTTGCCGAACCAAATAGCGGCACTTCAGAAGCTTTCATCGGTATCGCAAAGCAAGTGGCAGCACAGATAAGCATCCACGCTCTGACACCAGCCTGA